The following proteins come from a genomic window of Nostoc sp. ATCC 53789:
- a CDS encoding zinc ABC transporter substrate-binding protein has product MSKKLPSTNSFRAILVALTIGFIGCGNQAARTAFTQTTTPVNENLPQVVATTSVLCDLTKQVAGNTVNLTCLIEPSADPHTYKPKPEDRRAIEQANLILYSGYNLEPNLIKLIKATKSTVPRIAVGQLAVSKPQKFQKDGKNLINPHLWHNTKNAIRMVEVINSNLRKLESSDAETYNSNTKKITNELTQLDSWIKSRITSIPTKKRKLVTTSNALSYYAKAYGIPLAGGLQSISTDENLTATRMKTLVANIKRTQVSTIFSEAATNENSLQSVAKAAEVKISDRKLYVEGLGEPGTEADTYQKMMIANTRTIVEELGGTYLMFQARAAN; this is encoded by the coding sequence ATGTCAAAAAAATTACCATCAACTAATTCCTTCCGAGCCATTTTAGTTGCTTTGACAATTGGATTTATTGGGTGTGGAAATCAAGCTGCAAGAACTGCATTCACTCAAACTACCACCCCGGTAAATGAGAACCTTCCTCAAGTTGTAGCAACAACAAGTGTACTATGTGATTTAACCAAGCAAGTTGCCGGGAATACAGTTAACCTCACCTGCTTAATTGAGCCTAGTGCCGATCCTCATACTTATAAACCAAAGCCGGAAGATCGTAGAGCTATTGAGCAAGCTAATCTTATTCTCTATAGTGGCTATAATTTAGAACCAAATCTGATCAAATTAATTAAAGCCACTAAAAGCACTGTACCGAGAATAGCCGTTGGGCAACTTGCGGTATCTAAGCCACAAAAATTTCAGAAAGACGGCAAGAATTTAATTAATCCTCATCTGTGGCACAATACCAAGAATGCTATCAGAATGGTGGAGGTAATTAATAGTAATCTGAGAAAATTAGAATCTAGTGATGCAGAAACTTATAACAGCAATACCAAAAAAATTACAAATGAACTCACTCAGCTAGATAGTTGGATTAAGTCAAGAATTACGAGTATTCCTACCAAAAAACGTAAGTTAGTTACAACATCTAATGCATTGAGTTATTACGCTAAAGCATACGGTATTCCATTAGCAGGAGGATTACAAAGTATTAGTACTGACGAAAACTTAACAGCAACACGAATGAAAACTTTGGTTGCAAATATTAAACGAACTCAAGTCTCAACAATTTTTTCTGAAGCGGCAACTAACGAGAATTCACTTCAATCTGTAGCGAAAGCTGCTGAAGTTAAAATTTCTGATAGAAAGTTATATGTTGAGGGGCTTGGTGAACCAGGAACCGAGGCAGATACTTATCAGAAAATGATGATCGCCAATACACGCACAATTGTAGAAGAATTAGGAGGAACATATTTAATGTTTCAAGCGAGAGCTGCTAATTAG
- a CDS encoding DUF4330 domain-containing protein: protein MAILDSKGRLFGKINLLDLGAALVILLVIFGIFVFPGTSGSVAQVGAKTIPIEVDLVVRGLNVRDPEQLFNQGLKKGGKTNVIIRNQPYGQIEIKSIQQLPRTVNVFQPDGSVKELPDPKTNNFSTDLLLTLDGKAQVTDNGPVLGNSKVKIGMPFELEGFNYNFNATVIDIRLKDK, encoded by the coding sequence ATGGCTATTTTAGATTCAAAAGGTCGCTTGTTCGGCAAAATCAATCTCCTAGATTTAGGTGCTGCCCTAGTAATTCTGCTAGTTATATTTGGCATCTTTGTCTTTCCTGGAACTTCTGGTTCTGTTGCCCAAGTTGGTGCGAAAACAATACCTATAGAAGTAGACTTAGTAGTTCGTGGCTTGAATGTCCGTGACCCTGAGCAATTATTTAACCAAGGTTTAAAAAAAGGTGGAAAGACTAATGTGATTATCCGCAATCAACCTTATGGGCAGATTGAAATTAAATCCATTCAACAGCTACCTAGAACAGTCAATGTTTTCCAACCTGATGGTAGTGTAAAAGAATTACCAGATCCAAAAACCAACAATTTTAGTACAGATTTGCTTTTGACTCTAGATGGTAAAGCCCAGGTTACTGACAATGGCCCAGTTCTAGGTAACAGTAAAGTTAAAATTGGAATGCCATTTGAGTTGGAAGGCTTTAATTACAACTTCAATGCAACTGTTATTGATATCAGATTAAAAGACAAATAA
- a CDS encoding M48 family metalloprotease, translating to MLNWKGFVASYRVWRRSWFYPLISVVVALSLCLSTPLPGRTLDFLPLILQGVQVLQLSNISDRQETDIGKQINQQILGGQVKLYRNAEVNRYVEQIGRRLAANSDRPNLPFTFQVVEDDAINAFATLGGYVYVHTGLLKTADNEAELASVIAHEIGHIGGKHLVKQMRQKAVASGLATATGLDRNTAVNIGVELALNRPRSRQDEFDADQRGLRTLTRAGYAQSGMVSFMQKLLKKGGSTPTFLSTHPGTSDRIEGLRRAINSQPSNANYGLDNASYKANIRPLVRS from the coding sequence ATGTTGAATTGGAAAGGTTTTGTTGCAAGTTACCGTGTGTGGCGGCGTAGCTGGTTTTATCCCCTAATTTCGGTGGTAGTCGCCCTGAGTTTGTGTCTGAGTACACCCTTGCCTGGAAGAACTTTAGACTTCTTGCCTCTTATATTGCAGGGAGTCCAGGTACTTCAGCTTTCTAATATATCCGATCGCCAGGAAACTGATATTGGCAAGCAGATTAATCAGCAAATACTGGGGGGTCAAGTCAAACTTTACCGGAATGCTGAAGTTAATCGCTATGTAGAACAAATTGGTCGGCGTTTAGCAGCTAATAGCGATCGCCCCAACCTTCCCTTCACCTTCCAAGTCGTTGAAGATGATGCGATTAATGCCTTTGCAACTTTAGGAGGCTATGTATATGTCCACACAGGTTTGCTGAAAACCGCAGACAATGAAGCGGAACTTGCAAGTGTCATCGCCCATGAAATTGGTCATATTGGCGGGAAGCACTTAGTTAAACAGATGCGGCAAAAGGCAGTCGCTAGTGGTTTAGCAACAGCAACTGGTTTAGATCGCAATACAGCAGTGAATATTGGTGTAGAACTTGCCTTGAATCGTCCTCGTAGTCGTCAAGATGAATTTGATGCCGATCAAAGAGGGCTACGAACCTTGACACGCGCTGGGTATGCCCAGTCTGGGATGGTTTCTTTTATGCAAAAGCTACTGAAAAAGGGTGGTTCTACTCCGACATTTTTGAGTACACACCCCGGAACTAGCGATCGCATTGAAGGTCTTAGACGCGCAATCAATTCCCAACCTAGTAATGCAAATTATGGGCTGGATAATGCTAGTTATAAAGCTAATATTCGACCTTTAGTAAGGTCTTGA
- a CDS encoding metallophosphoesterase family protein: MSETSPRRIVIGDVHGHYEGLMTLLEAIAPTSDDQIYFLGDLIDRGPHSSQVVNFVKRHNYQCLLGNHEQMLLNILTNEKTSSPTMQAWLYSGGQATVASYHEASIPDDHLDWFKSLPTYLDLGDIWLTHAGVDPSKSVTEQTADQLCWIREEFHSIEKPYFPDKLIIIGHTITFTLPGVSPGKLAQGQGWLDIDTGAYHPRSGWLTALDVTNNLVYQVNIFKNYIRALPLEEAVITVNPGKIKVDRRNKN, from the coding sequence ATGAGCGAAACTAGCCCCAGACGAATAGTAATTGGGGATGTACATGGACACTATGAAGGTTTGATGACTTTGTTGGAGGCGATCGCCCCCACGTCAGATGATCAAATCTATTTTTTGGGAGACTTAATTGATCGCGGGCCTCATAGTTCACAAGTAGTTAATTTTGTCAAACGACATAACTACCAATGTTTGCTGGGAAATCATGAGCAGATGTTATTAAACATTCTGACTAATGAAAAAACTTCCTCCCCGACGATGCAAGCATGGTTGTACAGTGGAGGGCAAGCTACCGTAGCCAGTTACCACGAGGCTTCAATCCCCGATGACCATCTGGATTGGTTCAAGAGTTTGCCTACATATCTCGACTTGGGGGATATTTGGTTAACTCATGCTGGTGTTGACCCTTCTAAGTCGGTGACAGAACAAACTGCCGATCAACTGTGCTGGATACGAGAGGAATTTCACAGCATCGAAAAACCTTACTTTCCAGATAAGCTTATTATCATCGGTCACACAATTACTTTTACTCTGCCTGGTGTTTCTCCTGGGAAACTGGCACAAGGACAGGGATGGCTAGACATAGATACTGGCGCTTATCATCCCCGGAGTGGCTGGTTGACCGCACTAGATGTCACGAATAACCTAGTTTATCAAGTTAACATTTTTAAAAATTATATCCGTGCCCTGCCTTTAGAAGAGGCTGTAATTACCGTTAATCCAGGCAAAATCAAAGTCGATCGCCGCAATAAAAATTAA
- a CDS encoding DUF2470 domain-containing protein produces the protein MSKDFSAEISSRICQHMNDDHADAIVLYAKTFGGVTDAIAAKMLSIDAQGMDLTAQVNGEAVPVRIQFDHVLVDAEDAHQTLIAMVKQARVNAK, from the coding sequence ATGTCTAAAGATTTTTCTGCTGAGATTAGTTCGCGCATCTGCCAGCACATGAATGACGATCATGCTGATGCCATAGTTCTTTATGCTAAAACTTTTGGTGGTGTAACAGATGCGATCGCAGCAAAAATGTTGTCAATTGATGCACAAGGCATGGATTTGACAGCACAAGTCAATGGTGAAGCTGTACCAGTTCGCATTCAGTTTGATCATGTTTTAGTGGATGCAGAAGATGCTCATCAAACTCTGATTGCAATGGTGAAGCAGGCGCGGGTAAATGCAAAGTAG
- a CDS encoding plasmid replication protein, CyRepA1 family, with protein sequence MHLHYLHPQHLEELVKSSGIDLHLVQLNFRSLQGVTAYEYLLISELLPRTNTGMVKAGWLQRYAHITEGGWWCSGLDPLNNWQMMEWGCFKPNQPRQNHNAKSIKYEHPPSTPTRVFCLRVTLQVWQQVAGRYNLVMPENITITADGEARGFWQWVMQHNIPLILCEGVKKAATLLTQGYAAIAIPGITSGYRVVKDEFGKVTRRQLIPDLAAFAITKRSFYICFDFETQPKTIAAVNNAISQLGCLFQQKNCPVKVIELPGIEKGVDEFIVAKGATSFEKIYRQSVDLEIYLAQTKPHTELTIPAALTLNRPFIGEIPFPTSGLVGVKSAKGTGKTTALQAVVQQAKIRNQPVLLITHRILLGRFLCEKIGIQWGTHKEDGDKRLNKTLTPAPPILRSLSPQQSLGLCVDSIWKLNPENWHGAIIILDEVEQSLWHLLNSNTCKHKRVKILRLFQQLISTVLTTGGLVIAQDADLSDVSLEYLQGLAGIKLTPWVVLNQWKPQQGWDVTFYDSPNPTPLIHQLELDLLAGRKCYVTTDSRAGRYSCETIERYLKERLQKLRRQFPKTLVVSSHTTNTPGHEAVDFIAAINQKISEYDGVFVTPSLGTGISIDVQHFDRVYGIFQGVIPDSEARQALARVRDDVPRVVWCAKRGIGLIGSGSTNYRLLSDWYQENQKENLALLSPLHKIDVDLPLVHDPIHLRTWAKLSARVNASIRLYRQSMQDGLIADGHQIQMRSNAVHNNIIRDLRLAFLATDADDLATRRRLVLEIVKVQKDWAQSRQKAKEIKRKIKDIKQQNQLSVATAVANANDIDYVEYEQLLGKHSLTDGERNQINKYVLRQRYGVEVTPWLKLQDDQGYYRQLLIHYYLTHESEYFHIRDQQEWHQQLSWGEGKVFLPDLKTYTLKVEAMRALGMLQFLELEREFTESNPDLIMLKNIVFQHSKHIKRALGINLVGEKEQVSAIKILSRLLNLLGLKLKRVNEVYKIDLETLDDGRESIFAVWHQRDELMLAHVKSVGYDLPDYSSDWKFEIIQTQPHTAVVKEEVAISG encoded by the coding sequence ATGCATCTGCACTATTTACACCCCCAACACCTTGAGGAATTAGTCAAGAGTAGTGGTATAGACTTACACTTAGTGCAACTCAATTTTAGGTCGCTCCAAGGCGTAACTGCTTATGAGTATCTATTGATTTCTGAGCTACTCCCCCGCACGAATACCGGAATGGTGAAAGCTGGCTGGTTGCAGCGTTATGCTCATATTACTGAAGGGGGTTGGTGGTGTTCGGGACTAGACCCTTTGAATAATTGGCAAATGATGGAATGGGGATGCTTTAAACCAAACCAACCCCGACAGAATCACAATGCTAAGTCCATCAAATACGAGCATCCCCCCAGCACCCCAACGCGGGTATTTTGTTTGCGGGTAACGCTGCAAGTGTGGCAGCAAGTCGCTGGACGTTACAATCTGGTCATGCCTGAAAATATCACCATTACTGCTGATGGTGAAGCTAGAGGCTTTTGGCAATGGGTGATGCAACATAACATTCCCCTGATTCTCTGCGAGGGTGTGAAAAAAGCAGCAACACTGTTGACACAAGGCTATGCAGCTATTGCTATTCCCGGAATTACCAGTGGTTATCGGGTTGTTAAAGATGAATTTGGCAAAGTTACCCGTCGTCAGCTAATTCCTGACTTAGCAGCGTTTGCAATTACAAAGCGTAGCTTTTATATTTGTTTTGATTTTGAAACTCAACCTAAAACAATTGCTGCTGTAAATAATGCTATTTCTCAACTTGGTTGTTTATTCCAGCAAAAAAATTGCCCTGTTAAAGTTATCGAACTTCCAGGAATAGAAAAAGGGGTTGATGAGTTTATCGTTGCGAAAGGTGCAACTAGTTTCGAGAAAATTTATCGCCAAAGTGTAGATTTAGAAATTTATCTTGCTCAAACAAAACCCCATACTGAGTTAACTATTCCTGCTGCTCTCACCTTGAATCGACCTTTTATAGGTGAAATCCCTTTTCCAACTTCTGGATTAGTAGGAGTCAAGTCTGCAAAAGGAACAGGTAAAACTACAGCACTGCAAGCCGTTGTTCAGCAAGCAAAAATTAGAAATCAACCTGTTTTATTAATTACTCACAGAATTTTACTAGGACGATTTTTGTGCGAAAAAATTGGTATTCAATGGGGAACGCATAAAGAAGATGGGGATAAAAGGCTTAATAAAACACTTACCCCCGCTCCTCCCATCCTCCGTTCACTCTCTCCACAGCAATCTCTTGGACTGTGTGTTGATTCCATTTGGAAGCTTAATCCTGAAAATTGGCACGGGGCAATAATAATTTTAGATGAAGTAGAGCAATCTTTGTGGCATCTACTAAACAGTAATACTTGTAAACATAAACGTGTAAAAATATTAAGATTATTCCAGCAACTAATTTCCACAGTTTTAACAACTGGGGGGTTAGTAATTGCCCAAGATGCTGATTTATCAGATGTATCACTTGAATATCTACAGGGATTAGCAGGAATTAAATTAACGCCTTGGGTAGTTCTCAACCAATGGAAGCCTCAACAAGGTTGGGATGTAACTTTTTACGATTCGCCGAACCCAACCCCGCTAATTCACCAATTAGAATTAGATTTACTTGCTGGACGTAAATGTTATGTTACTACTGATAGTCGTGCTGGGCGTTACAGTTGTGAAACAATCGAACGTTATCTCAAAGAACGGTTACAAAAATTACGAAGGCAATTTCCTAAAACTTTGGTAGTTAGTAGCCACACTACAAACACACCTGGTCATGAAGCGGTTGATTTTATCGCAGCTATCAATCAAAAAATCTCTGAATATGACGGCGTTTTTGTTACGCCTAGCCTGGGTACAGGAATTAGTATTGATGTCCAACATTTCGACCGAGTTTATGGCATTTTTCAAGGGGTAATTCCTGACTCGGAAGCAAGACAAGCATTAGCGAGAGTGCGAGATGATGTGCCGCGTGTTGTTTGGTGTGCTAAACGAGGTATTGGCTTAATTGGTAGTGGTAGTACAAATTATCGCTTGTTATCTGACTGGTATCAAGAAAATCAAAAAGAAAACTTAGCTTTGCTTAGTCCACTACACAAAATAGATGTCGATTTACCTTTAGTTCATGACCCGATTCATTTGCGAACTTGGGCCAAGTTATCTGCACGGGTAAATGCTTCTATCCGCCTCTATCGTCAATCGATGCAAGATGGTTTGATTGCTGATGGGCATCAAATTCAGATGCGGAGTAATGCTGTTCATAATAATATTATTCGAGATTTACGGCTGGCATTTTTGGCAACTGATGCCGATGATTTAGCTACCCGCAGAAGATTAGTTTTAGAAATTGTCAAAGTTCAAAAAGATTGGGCGCAAAGCCGTCAAAAGGCTAAAGAAATTAAACGCAAAATTAAAGATATTAAGCAGCAAAATCAACTATCGGTAGCCACGGCTGTAGCTAATGCCAATGATATCGATTATGTAGAATATGAGCAACTATTAGGAAAGCATTCTCTAACTGATGGAGAACGTAACCAAATTAATAAATATGTTCTCAGACAAAGGTATGGCGTAGAAGTTACTCCTTGGCTGAAATTGCAAGATGACCAAGGATATTATCGTCAACTGTTAATTCATTATTATCTAACTCACGAAAGCGAGTATTTTCACATCAGAGATCAACAAGAATGGCATCAGCAATTGTCTTGGGGTGAAGGAAAAGTTTTTCTACCAGATTTAAAAACTTACACGCTCAAAGTTGAAGCAATGAGAGCGTTGGGAATGCTTCAATTTCTCGAACTAGAAAGAGAGTTTACCGAGAGTAATCCAGATTTAATAATGCTTAAAAATATTGTTTTTCAGCATAGTAAGCATATTAAAAGGGCGCTTGGTATTAACTTAGTCGGAGAAAAAGAGCAGGTTTCGGCAATAAAAATACTCAGCCGACTCTTAAATTTGTTGGGCTTGAAACTGAAACGGGTAAATGAGGTTTATAAAATCGACCTAGAAACGCTTGATGATGGCAGGGAAAGCATATTTGCTGTTTGGCACCAACGCGATGAGTTGATGCTGGCTCATGTTAAGAGTGTTGGCTATGATTTACCTGATTATTCTTCAGACTGGAAGTTTGAAATTATTCAAACCCAGCCTCATACCGCAGTAGTCAAGGAAGAGGTAGCTATCTCTGGGTGA
- a CDS encoding uracil-DNA glycosylase family protein gives MNQVINFYATVVNCKNSERECPNTLNMNRLNNEPNSLALDSPPRGFYTEINPEDIQVMLVGKNPGRIINAEIAYYRGSPKDIAQKHIDWNRGLFTGNVITKPGEKRSLVFHQNILNYMSTILDVAQSEVFRYCVQTNIVKCSTVGEQDKLEKKTINNCFSCHFMREIEFFNPKVIIAFGREVENFLQSRNNLHGKPVIYIKHPSYHYRKDEKDSKIGMIKSEVRKYLNPDLTE, from the coding sequence ATGAATCAAGTTATCAATTTCTACGCAACAGTAGTCAACTGTAAAAATTCAGAAAGAGAGTGTCCAAATACTCTTAATATGAATCGACTAAATAATGAACCAAATAGTCTTGCATTAGATTCTCCACCAAGAGGATTTTACACAGAAATAAATCCCGAAGATATTCAAGTAATGCTTGTTGGCAAAAATCCCGGACGTATTATTAACGCTGAAATTGCCTACTATAGAGGTTCACCTAAAGATATTGCTCAAAAACATATAGATTGGAATCGGGGGTTATTTACTGGTAATGTCATAACAAAGCCAGGAGAAAAGCGCAGTCTAGTTTTCCACCAAAATATATTGAACTATATGTCAACTATACTGGACGTTGCTCAAAGTGAAGTCTTTAGATATTGTGTGCAAACTAATATTGTTAAATGTTCAACAGTTGGAGAACAAGATAAACTAGAAAAGAAAACTATAAATAACTGTTTTAGCTGCCACTTTATGCGCGAAATAGAGTTTTTTAATCCAAAGGTAATTATTGCTTTTGGAAGAGAAGTTGAAAATTTCCTTCAAAGTCGTAATAATTTACATGGTAAGCCAGTAATTTATATCAAACATCCAAGTTACCACTATAGAAAAGATGAAAAAGATTCTAAAATTGGAATGATTAAGTCAGAAGTAAGAAAATATTTAAATCCAGATTTAACTGAATAG
- the bchB gene encoding ferredoxin:protochlorophyllide reductase (ATP-dependent) subunit B — translation MKLAYWMYAGPAHIGTLRIASSFKNVHAIMHAPIGDDYFNVMRSMLSRERDFTPVTTSVVDRNVLARGSQEKVVDNIVRKDAEEHPDLIVLTPTCTSSILQEDLHNFVERAQLEAKGDVMLADVNHYRYNELQAADRTLDQIVQYYIEKARKRGELPEGKTAKPSVNIIGTTTLGFHNNHDCTELKRLMADLGIEVNTLIPEGASVNDLKKMSQAWFNLVPYRELGLTTARYLEEQFGTPYIDITPMGVVETARCIRKIQQVINAQGAEVDYENFINEQTLHVSQAAWFSRSIDCQNLTGKKAVVFGDNTHAAAITKILAREMGIHVVWAGTYCKYDADWFREQVSEYCDEVLISEDHGEIGDAIARVEPSAIFGTQMERHVGKRLDIPCGVIAAPIHVQNFPIGYKPFMGYEGTNQITDLIYNSFTLGMEDHLLEIFGGHDTKEVITRGISADSDLNWTKDGQAELNKIPGFVRGKVKRNTEKFARDRGFKEINAEVLYAAKESVGA, via the coding sequence ATGAAATTGGCTTACTGGATGTATGCAGGCCCAGCCCACATCGGCACTCTGCGAATCGCTAGTTCTTTTAAAAATGTCCATGCGATCATGCACGCCCCCATTGGCGATGACTACTTTAACGTCATGCGCTCAATGCTATCGCGGGAGAGGGATTTCACTCCAGTGACAACCAGTGTTGTTGACCGCAACGTTTTGGCACGTGGTTCCCAAGAGAAGGTGGTAGATAACATCGTCCGCAAAGATGCCGAGGAACACCCCGATCTGATTGTGTTAACTCCCACTTGCACCTCCAGCATTTTGCAAGAAGACCTGCACAACTTTGTGGAACGGGCGCAACTGGAAGCGAAAGGAGACGTAATGCTGGCGGATGTGAACCACTACCGCTATAACGAACTGCAAGCCGCTGATCGCACTTTGGATCAAATCGTCCAATACTACATTGAAAAAGCCCGGAAGCGGGGCGAATTACCAGAGGGTAAAACTGCGAAGCCCTCGGTTAACATCATCGGTACTACTACCCTTGGTTTCCACAACAATCACGACTGTACCGAACTGAAACGGCTGATGGCTGACTTGGGAATTGAGGTAAATACCTTAATTCCCGAAGGTGCTTCGGTAAATGACTTGAAAAAGATGTCCCAAGCCTGGTTTAACCTAGTACCTTACCGCGAACTCGGTTTAACCACCGCTCGTTACTTAGAAGAACAATTTGGCACACCTTATATAGACATTACTCCAATGGGTGTAGTGGAAACTGCCCGTTGTATTCGCAAGATTCAGCAGGTAATTAACGCTCAAGGTGCAGAAGTTGACTATGAAAACTTCATCAATGAGCAAACTCTCCATGTTTCTCAGGCTGCTTGGTTCTCCCGTTCGATTGACTGTCAAAACTTGACTGGCAAAAAAGCTGTGGTTTTTGGTGACAATACCCACGCCGCCGCCATTACCAAAATTCTGGCGCGAGAAATGGGGATTCATGTTGTTTGGGCTGGAACCTACTGCAAATATGATGCAGACTGGTTCCGCGAACAAGTTAGCGAGTATTGCGATGAAGTGCTGATTTCCGAAGATCATGGTGAAATTGGGGATGCGATCGCTCGTGTCGAACCTTCTGCCATTTTCGGCACTCAAATGGAACGCCACGTTGGTAAGCGTTTGGATATTCCCTGCGGCGTAATTGCTGCACCAATCCACGTCCAAAACTTCCCCATTGGTTACAAACCATTTATGGGTTATGAAGGTACGAATCAGATTACAGATTTGATCTACAATTCCTTCACTTTAGGAATGGAAGATCACCTATTGGAAATCTTCGGTGGTCATGATACCAAAGAAGTAATTACTAGGGGAATTTCTGCTGATTCTGATTTGAATTGGACAAAAGATGGTCAAGCAGAATTGAATAAGATTCCTGGATTTGTTCGCGGTAAAGTAAAGCGTAATACTGAGAAATTTGCCCGCGATCGCGGTTTCAAAGAAATCAACGCTGAGGTATTGTACGCCGCCAAGGAGTCTGTCGGGGCGTAG
- a CDS encoding peptidylprolyl isomerase, which yields MNFPEINIPGNGKLHARLITSLGEIVVRLEEERTPNTVKNFVGLATGTIDWKDPKTGESGKGTPAYDGVRFHRVIPDFMIQCGDPLSRYLDTASRWGTGGPGYQFEDEFHPELRHTGAGILSMANAGRGTNGSQWFITEAPTPHLDNKHSVFGEVVQGLDVVSKIANVPTTRDRPNQEVVLQKVEIFRQ from the coding sequence ATGAACTTTCCAGAAATTAATATTCCCGGTAATGGCAAGCTGCACGCTCGTTTAATTACTTCCTTGGGTGAAATTGTAGTTCGTTTGGAAGAAGAGCGAACCCCCAACACCGTCAAAAATTTTGTTGGTCTAGCAACCGGAACAATCGACTGGAAAGACCCTAAAACTGGTGAATCTGGCAAAGGAACTCCAGCTTACGATGGGGTTCGCTTTCACCGGGTCATCCCTGATTTTATGATTCAGTGTGGCGATCCTCTGAGCCGTTATCTTGATACAGCCAGCCGATGGGGTACTGGTGGCCCAGGATATCAATTTGAGGATGAGTTTCATCCTGAATTGAGACACACTGGTGCAGGTATCCTGTCAATGGCTAATGCTGGACGCGGTACAAATGGTTCGCAATGGTTTATTACAGAAGCACCAACGCCTCACCTTGACAACAAACACAGCGTTTTTGGTGAAGTTGTCCAAGGTCTAGATGTAGTCAGTAAGATTGCTAATGTGCCTACGACTAGAGATCGTCCGAATCAAGAAGTAGTGCTACAAAAAGTAGAAATTTTTCGGCAGTAA